In Pirellula sp. SH-Sr6A, the DNA window TCAAAAAACATCCAATTAGGCAAGAGTGATGGAATGGAGACGAATGATTCGTGTGCATCAAATAAAAAACGGGAGGCCGAAGCCTCCCGTTGAGTCGAAGTGGGATGGGTATGTTGGCGCGTCGCTTAGCCGACGACGGGGATCTCGAAACCTTTGCGTTGGACTCGAGCTTGCATGGAGGCGGCGAGCTCATCACCTTCGATCTTCTCAGTCGCCGGATTCCATTTGATCACGCGATTCAGGCGGCCGGCGATGGCGGACAAGTGGCACATGTTCATCGTTTGAAGGTGCGAGTAAACGTCCGACACCGGCAGTCCCCCTTCGCGGATACAGGTATAGAAGTTCTGTTTGTGGCCTTCAAACTTCTTGCTCTTGTAGAGATCGACCAAGTCTTCTGGGGTAAACGCGTCCTTGTCCCAATTCTCTTCGATGGGCTGTCCTTCGATTTTCTCCCGGTTGACGAAGATACGTCCTTTGGAGCCTTCGATGAGAAGCCCGTTTCGGCCTCGGCTGGTCACCACGATCTCCAAACCGTTCGGCATCTTGTGGATGATATTGAAGTCGTGGGAGGTGTTGTATTGGTTGTCGACTGTCGGGTTACCATCTTTGAATTCCACCGGATGCTTGGCATCGCGGCCGTCGATTTCGACGGGCCCAGAACCTTGCTCGGTGAGCTTGGCTGCCCACAGAGCAATATCGATGTGGTGGGCTCCCCAGTCGGTGAATTTGCCTCCGGAGTATTCATACCACCAGCGGAACTCGTAGTGGCATCGTTTTTCGATGTAGTCCACTTTCGGAGCTTGCCCGAGCCACATGTCCCAATCCAGTTGGGCGGGTGGTGTCCCCTTTTCAAACGGACCGCCCGTGGGGCTGCCGTTGATGCCGCACGTGATCCGCGTCAGATCACCCAGCAGACCTTTTTGTGCCATGTTGACGGCGCGAAGAAATCGATCTTTATCCGAGCGTTGCTGTGTTCCGACGACGAAGACCAACTTCGGATTGGCTTTGCAAGCAGCGCGGATGAGTAGGTTTTCTTGCAGAGTGAGCGTCAAAGGCTTTTGACAGAAGACATGTTTACCCGCTTGAAGCGCTTCGATAGCGATCTTCGTGTGCCAATGGTCCGGTGTAACGATGCTGACTACTTCGATGTCTTTGCGATCAAGGAGCTTCCGATAGTCCTTGTAAGCATCCGCCTTGCCTTTGCCGATCTTATCATCGTTGCGTGCGCGATCCATGTGATTGGAATCGACATCGCAAACCGCGACGATGTCACCGAAGTTCGCATGCCCGCGTGCATCCCCGGTTCCCATGCTACCGACCCCGATACATCCGATTTTAAAACGGTCGTTGGGGGAGGCATACGTCGCATTGGCAGCGGTGTGAAAGTAGGGGACTGCAGCCACGCCTGCACTCGCAGCGGCGGCTTTCTGAATAAAGGAACGGCGAGACGATTGTGACATGGAGGACTCTCCGACAGGAAGCATAGAACAGGACATTACAAGAATTGTCATTTTGGCCGGGAAACCCACCAAAGGGAAGAGGTAAGGGTAATTAGACCGCAATTCCTCCCCCGATCAGCCCTGCCAACTTTCAAACGATTTCTGATCGCTTGCGATAGCCAGTCTCGCGGTCCTCTGTCAAACTATCCGTTTTCAACGAATAAGGACTTCGCAATGACTAACGCTGGCAGTGAAAACAACCGCTTGGAAGGCTTGATCCAGGCGATCAATAACGACGATCAAGTCGCGGTCGATCAGTGGATCCGCAGCGAGCGATTCACTCTCGTCGCGCTCGCCTCCGAAGAGGACGATGAAGATGCTCTCTCGGCATTGGTCGTAGAGACCGAAGAGTTCCCAGCCGTCGTCGCCTTCATGGATAGCGAAGCGGCTCAATTGTTTGTTGATTCGATCGCCGATCAAATTGAAGGGGAGTCGGTCGACTTGTTCGAGGTCGACGGCGAGTCCTTGCTCCGCCCGATGTCCGAAGAATTCGGTTTATTGATCAATCCTGAATCCGATGAAGCGGTTATGGTCGAACCGGGCTTGCTTCATTCCGAATCCGGATGCGATGAGGAGTGCGACGGCACAGAGGAAGAAGAAGATGGTTCTGCCTCTTGATGAGATTGAGTTTCCGCAGGATGGTTCCGAACAGGATCCCTCCCTGCCGCTAGCTCCCTCGAATACCGACCCGCTCCCCCCTCGGCGCGATGTCCTTCTCGAAGTTTGCGAAGAGCATTCGGGAAAGCGCATCGACTTGTTCATGACCCTCAAACTGGATGGGTACAGCCGCGTCTTTCTCCGCCGTTTGATTACGGAAGAACAAGTCTCGGTGGACGGTCGGCCCGTGAAGCCTGCGTTCAAGGTATTCGCGGGACAGAAGGTTGCCATCGATCTGCTTCCTCCCCCCCCGACCGATGGACCGATCGCAGAAGACATCCCCCTCGACATTCTCTACGAAGACGAAGGGATGGTGATCATCAATAAACCGGCGGGTATGGTGGTACATCCAGCGAAGGGGCATTGGTCAGGCACTCTCACGGCCGCGCTCGCACACCACTTTCAACAGCTTAGCGATGCGGGAGGTGCGACGCGTCCCGGGATCGTTCACCGCCTGGACCGCGATACGAGCGGCGTTATTGCGATTGCGAAGACCAACGAAGTTCACTTCAAGCTCAGTGCCCAGTTCGAAGCTCGTGATGTGACAAAGACATACATGGCGATCGTGTCGGGTTCGCTGGATCGGGATCGCGATTGGATTCATCAGCCGATTGGTCATCATCCCTATCATCGAGAAAAGATGGCGATTCGTTCCGGGCATCCATCGAGCCGTGACGCTTCGACGTTTTTTGAGGTCAAGGAGCGATTCCGCGGTTACGCATTGCTGGAGGTTCAACCGAAAACGGGGCGAACGCATCAGATCCGACTGCACTTGGCCCATATTGGCTGTCCTGTCTTGTGCGATCGCCTCTACGGAGGCCATGCACAGGTAACCCGAGGTCAGCTGCTTCGCCGCGTCGCCCAAGGACTTCCAGCCCGTCCTGGGGATGACACCATCGAGATGGAACGGCAAGCGCTTCATGCGTACCAACTGGAATTTGCGCATCCTAAGACAGGGGAGCCGATGCGATTTAACGCCCCCCTTCCGCCTGATTTTGAAAGCGTATTAAAGGTCCTCCGCGAAGGCCAATAAACCCACTTCGCGCACCGGGTACGTGCGGTTGAAGGAAAACGAACGGACTCAGTGGTTCGCCTTGCTGCACCCTCGGGAAAATAGTTGGTTGCTGAGGGTGATCAAGAACTTTCGATCAGGTCGGATCGTGCAGGACTTGCTCAATCTCCATCACCATGCGTGGCGTGAGTTGAAGAGCGCCTGCCAATTCATCGAGGAATGCTTGCTCGGCTTCGTTTTGGTGATCGACAATCAAATGCGAGACGATGTAGGCGGCGACCGCGTCGGCGGGCTGCTCCGTGATGGAGGCAATGCTGTAGACATTGCGAGGTGTTTTCAGCTCACATCGAAGCCAAGTGCGGGCGGATTCGGGGAGTTGCAACCGCGCTGAATTATCTTCAATCTGCACTAGCTCGGTGGAATCGATCTCTCCATCCGCATTCGCCGCAGCGATCATCGCCCGAAGCAAGACCAGAGCCCGAACGTCGTTTGGAATCGTTGAAATCGATTCGTCCGCATGCACCGCGTCGTCAGGCATTTCTCGTTCCACGGAGCGAAACCTAAGAGCGAGAGATGGCCGCTGAAGAGCGGCGCGAACTATCGAATCAAGGTGCTGAAATGAGCCAATGCAGGCAGGGGCTTTCGCAATCCGCTCCCCCAAAGAGGTTCCCGAGACAATACTGCTCAATGCTGCGACAGGGGAGGTTGCGTCCGCTTGAAGGCACTCGAGCAGTTGCCGATTCAACAAGGTGAAATGGTCGAGGGTCATGACGGAGTTCGAGAAGGATTCATTAAGAAACCACTGAGTAAATGGTCGCAACATGCGTCCATCGAGGGTGTGGGATAACAAAAAAGGCCGCCTGGTGAGGCAGCCTTTCTTTGGTTCTGTTTGCTGTCGATCCGACTAATCGTTCAAATTGACCACTTCGCCGCCAGCTCGGCTTCCAAAGGCTTGCCACGCACCAAAATCCACGGAATCGGACTGAAACGCAACCGATCCGTCCGCACGGCAAACATTCACTCCACCCGTGTGGT includes these proteins:
- a CDS encoding Gfo/Idh/MocA family protein, which codes for MSQSSRRSFIQKAAAASAGVAAVPYFHTAANATYASPNDRFKIGCIGVGSMGTGDARGHANFGDIVAVCDVDSNHMDRARNDDKIGKGKADAYKDYRKLLDRKDIEVVSIVTPDHWHTKIAIEALQAGKHVFCQKPLTLTLQENLLIRAACKANPKLVFVVGTQQRSDKDRFLRAVNMAQKGLLGDLTRITCGINGSPTGGPFEKGTPPAQLDWDMWLGQAPKVDYIEKRCHYEFRWWYEYSGGKFTDWGAHHIDIALWAAKLTEQGSGPVEIDGRDAKHPVEFKDGNPTVDNQYNTSHDFNIIHKMPNGLEIVVTSRGRNGLLIEGSKGRIFVNREKIEGQPIEENWDKDAFTPEDLVDLYKSKKFEGHKQNFYTCIREGGLPVSDVYSHLQTMNMCHLSAIAGRLNRVIKWNPATEKIEGDELAASMQARVQRKGFEIPVVG
- a CDS encoding RluA family pseudouridine synthase, which encodes MVLPLDEIEFPQDGSEQDPSLPLAPSNTDPLPPRRDVLLEVCEEHSGKRIDLFMTLKLDGYSRVFLRRLITEEQVSVDGRPVKPAFKVFAGQKVAIDLLPPPPTDGPIAEDIPLDILYEDEGMVIINKPAGMVVHPAKGHWSGTLTAALAHHFQQLSDAGGATRPGIVHRLDRDTSGVIAIAKTNEVHFKLSAQFEARDVTKTYMAIVSGSLDRDRDWIHQPIGHHPYHREKMAIRSGHPSSRDASTFFEVKERFRGYALLEVQPKTGRTHQIRLHLAHIGCPVLCDRLYGGHAQVTRGQLLRRVAQGLPARPGDDTIEMERQALHAYQLEFAHPKTGEPMRFNAPLPPDFESVLKVLREGQ
- a CDS encoding DUF533 domain-containing protein, with the translated sequence MLRPFTQWFLNESFSNSVMTLDHFTLLNRQLLECLQADATSPVAALSSIVSGTSLGERIAKAPACIGSFQHLDSIVRAALQRPSLALRFRSVEREMPDDAVHADESISTIPNDVRALVLLRAMIAAANADGEIDSTELVQIEDNSARLQLPESARTWLRCELKTPRNVYSIASITEQPADAVAAYIVSHLIVDHQNEAEQAFLDELAGALQLTPRMVMEIEQVLHDPT